From a region of the Agromyces ramosus genome:
- a CDS encoding discoidin domain-containing protein has translation MTNNGASGQNTVGSNTSVALSGGAYQWPVGAQNVISQSGVGGANITAVGEVPISQGKVATASSIYSAPYDASKAVDGDPTTRWAQLGGAPDPSWLRVDLGANHAITRINTSAYLLSGLGMKYTIDYSVDGTTWSSYVDKTSEANVPGEEVKAGLVIARYVRLNFTDTQFQGGSIFQFDVYGTVPPPLSQGKPATASSIYSEPYDASKAVDGDTTTRWAQLGGAPDPSWLKVDLGADHTVTSVSTLAYLLSGHAVRYKIQYSTDNTTWNTFVDKTTVDSIPGTDAAPGGSVTARYVRITFTTTYAQGGSIYQFDVAGY, from the coding sequence ATGACGAACAACGGTGCCAGCGGCCAGAACACGGTGGGTTCCAACACGTCCGTCGCACTGTCGGGAGGCGCGTACCAGTGGCCGGTCGGGGCGCAGAACGTCATCAGCCAGTCCGGCGTCGGCGGAGCGAACATCACGGCCGTCGGTGAGGTTCCGATCTCACAGGGCAAGGTGGCCACGGCGTCCTCGATCTACTCGGCGCCGTACGATGCGTCGAAAGCCGTCGACGGCGATCCGACGACGCGGTGGGCGCAGCTCGGCGGAGCGCCCGACCCGTCGTGGCTCCGGGTCGACCTGGGCGCGAACCACGCGATCACGCGGATCAACACGTCCGCGTACCTCCTCAGCGGGTTGGGCATGAAGTACACGATCGACTACTCGGTCGACGGAACGACGTGGAGTTCGTACGTGGACAAGACGTCGGAGGCGAACGTGCCTGGTGAGGAGGTGAAGGCCGGTCTCGTGATCGCGCGGTACGTGAGGCTGAATTTCACCGACACGCAGTTCCAAGGTGGAAGCATCTTCCAGTTCGATGTGTACGGGACCGTCCCACCGCCCCTCTCGCAGGGGAAGCCGGCGACGGCGTCGTCGATCTACTCCGAGCCGTATGACGCCTCGAAAGCGGTCGACGGCGACACGACGACACGGTGGGCGCAACTGGGTGGTGCGCCGGATCCCTCATGGCTCAAGGTCGACCTCGGCGCCGATCACACGGTGACGAGTGTCAGCACGCTCGCGTACCTCCTGTCGGGGCACGCGGTGAGGTACAAGATCCAGTACTCCACCGATAACACGACGTGGAACACGTTCGTGGACAAGACCACCGTCGACTCCATTCCGGGAACGGATGCCGCGCCCGGGGGATCCGTCACCGCACGGTACGTGCGGATCACGTTCACCACGACCTACGCCCAGGGCGGAAGCATCTACCAGTTCGACGTCGCCGGGTACTAG
- a CDS encoding lytic transglycosylase domain-containing protein, protein MPEPGTRGEQVKAHRRSRRWRAALAAAAVIALGVTAGTGLIVQTTVEEQQARIAETAALTESVDLDASQLDAHAGILTARATQAAEQALSGAEAAIAEANGKSDAAALAASVSALKSFELLAPERVFALVEETEAHVATVRAGIAEFDRIAAERAAAERAAAERAAAEAAAAERAAAEAADAAAQPKPGSRGSPSTPAPPSNPSEAQAIARDVMASQYGWGDDQFGCLVALWNYESGWNVYASNPSGAYGIPQALPGSKMATAGADWQTSARTQIIWGLGYISGRYGTPCGAWGHVEANGWY, encoded by the coding sequence GTGCCCGAACCGGGCACCCGAGGCGAACAGGTCAAGGCTCACCGCCGATCACGCCGATGGCGCGCCGCGCTCGCCGCTGCGGCCGTCATCGCGCTCGGCGTCACCGCCGGCACCGGGCTGATCGTGCAGACGACCGTCGAAGAGCAGCAGGCGCGCATCGCGGAGACGGCAGCCCTCACGGAGAGCGTCGACCTGGACGCGAGCCAGCTCGACGCTCACGCGGGCATCCTGACCGCACGCGCCACGCAGGCGGCCGAGCAGGCCCTGAGCGGCGCAGAGGCCGCGATCGCCGAAGCGAACGGGAAGTCGGATGCCGCCGCGCTCGCCGCGTCCGTCTCGGCGCTGAAGTCCTTCGAGCTCCTCGCACCCGAGCGGGTCTTCGCCCTCGTGGAGGAGACCGAGGCGCACGTCGCGACGGTGCGCGCGGGGATCGCCGAGTTCGATCGCATCGCCGCAGAACGGGCCGCGGCCGAGCGGGCGGCTGCCGAGCGTGCCGCGGCGGAAGCCGCCGCAGCCGAGCGTGCGGCCGCGGAAGCTGCGGACGCGGCAGCGCAACCGAAGCCGGGGAGCCGCGGCTCGCCGTCGACACCCGCACCGCCCTCGAACCCGAGCGAGGCCCAGGCCATCGCCCGCGACGTGATGGCGTCGCAGTACGGCTGGGGTGACGACCAGTTCGGATGCCTCGTGGCGTTGTGGAACTACGAATCGGGCTGGAACGTCTACGCCAGCAATCCCAGCGGCGCCTACGGAATCCCGCAAGCTCTGCCAGGCTCGAAAATGGCCACGGCGGGCGCCGACTGGCAGACGAGCGCGCGTACCCAGATCATCTGGGGACTCGGCTACATCTCCGGTCGGTACGGGACGCCGTGCGGCGCCTGGGGTCACGTTGAGGCGAACGGCTGGTATTGA
- the bla gene encoding class A beta-lactamase, giving the protein MTQRIPNTSISRRSILALGGIATAGVAATTLTGSPAVASPSFDGRGRMNEAIRALEQANSVTIGVTALVHGSRRAFRYRGEELFPMCSLFKSLAAGALVRARGYDEDYWTRPIPFTIDDVVGTATKLNTQTWHATPEELADAAIRYSDNTAGNLLLRELGGTQAVTTFAKSLGATRTRLDRDEPEVNEAIPGDERDTSTPDDIAYLFQLLMLDHGAGALTGARLQEWMLRNTTSGRRILAGLTPPFELADKTGLGGYGVVNDAGIIWRPGEAPVTLAIMTRTDRVDAPSNHDVLAEVTRIVTAG; this is encoded by the coding sequence ATGACCCAACGAATTCCGAACACATCCATCTCCCGGCGCTCGATCCTCGCCCTCGGCGGCATCGCAACCGCCGGCGTCGCCGCCACCACGCTCACCGGCTCACCGGCCGTCGCGTCACCGTCGTTCGACGGGCGCGGACGGATGAACGAGGCCATCCGCGCGCTCGAGCAGGCGAACTCGGTCACCATCGGCGTCACGGCGTTGGTGCACGGCTCGCGCAGGGCATTCCGCTACCGCGGCGAGGAGCTCTTCCCGATGTGCTCGCTGTTCAAGAGCCTCGCCGCCGGTGCGCTCGTACGGGCGCGCGGCTACGACGAGGACTACTGGACCAGGCCGATCCCCTTCACGATCGACGACGTCGTCGGCACGGCGACGAAACTTAACACCCAGACCTGGCACGCGACGCCCGAGGAACTCGCCGACGCGGCCATCCGCTACAGCGACAACACCGCCGGAAACCTGCTTCTGCGCGAACTCGGGGGCACCCAGGCGGTCACCACCTTCGCGAAGTCGCTCGGCGCGACCCGAACCCGCCTCGACCGCGACGAGCCCGAGGTCAACGAGGCGATTCCCGGCGACGAACGCGACACGTCCACACCCGACGACATCGCCTACCTGTTCCAGCTGCTCATGCTCGATCACGGTGCCGGCGCGCTCACCGGCGCACGCCTGCAGGAGTGGATGCTGCGCAACACGACGTCGGGCCGGCGGATCCTCGCGGGCCTGACCCCGCCGTTCGAACTCGCCGACAAGACCGGGCTGGGCGGCTACGGCGTCGTCAACGATGCCGGCATCATCTGGCGACCGGGAGAGGCCCCGGTCACCCTCGCGATCATGACCCGCACCGATCGCGTCGACGCGCCGAGCAACCACGACGTGCTCGCCGAGGTCACCCGCATCGTCACCGCCGGCTGA
- a CDS encoding flavin reductase family protein has product MTDAPTRPVATTRAADFKAAFRVHPAGIALITATTDSGPVGLTASSVASVALDPPALSFSVTRATGSAGALLSADTFVVHLLADRHLDLAQAFAHSGAPRFTAEQGWSRLDTGEPLLDDVPAALRCRALHIVPVGSSSLVAAEVLEVRLGPPAPPLVYHDRRYHRLGQG; this is encoded by the coding sequence ATGACGGATGCCCCGACGCGGCCGGTGGCGACGACCCGTGCCGCGGACTTCAAGGCGGCGTTTCGCGTGCACCCCGCCGGCATCGCGCTCATCACGGCGACCACCGATTCTGGTCCCGTCGGGTTGACCGCGTCGAGCGTCGCCTCGGTCGCGCTCGATCCTCCGGCGCTCTCCTTCTCGGTAACGCGCGCAACGGGCTCCGCGGGCGCTCTCCTCTCGGCCGACACGTTCGTCGTGCATCTCCTCGCTGACCGGCACCTCGACCTCGCCCAGGCCTTCGCCCACTCGGGTGCGCCGCGCTTCACCGCCGAGCAGGGATGGTCGCGTCTCGACACCGGAGAGCCGCTGCTCGACGATGTGCCCGCGGCACTGCGGTGCCGGGCACTGCACATCGTGCCGGTCGGCAGCTCGTCCCTCGTCGCCGCCGAAGTGCTCGAGGTGCGCCTCGGGCCGCCTGCGCCGCCGCTCGTCTACCACGACCGCCGATACCACCGCCTCGGCCAAGGCTAG
- the fdxA gene encoding ferredoxin, producing the protein MTYVIALPCVDLKDKACIDECPVDCIYEGERSLYIHPDECVDCGACEPVCPVEAIYYEDDLPDMWADYYKANVEFFDDIGSPGGAAKTGMLDFDHPLVAALPPQVHPA; encoded by the coding sequence ATGACCTACGTGATCGCCCTGCCGTGCGTCGACCTCAAAGACAAGGCGTGCATCGACGAGTGCCCGGTCGACTGCATCTACGAGGGTGAGCGGTCGCTGTACATCCACCCCGACGAATGCGTCGACTGCGGCGCCTGCGAACCGGTGTGTCCCGTCGAGGCGATCTACTACGAAGACGACCTGCCCGACATGTGGGCCGACTACTACAAGGCGAACGTCGAGTTCTTCGACGACATCGGCTCACCCGGCGGCGCCGCGAAGACCGGCATGCTCGACTTCGACCACCCGCTCGTCGCCGCACTGCCGCCCCAGGTGCATCCCGCATGA
- a CDS encoding DUF1801 domain-containing protein, with protein MAGKPNKTHATDASVDAFIAELPSETMRDDSRALIRLMQELTGEAPRMWGPTIIGFGSYHYRYASGREGDAPLAGFSPRKPELVIYLMSEVLAPELMATLGKHRRGKVCLYVKRLDDVDLGVLTTLIRRSIALAEETYPQA; from the coding sequence ATGGCCGGCAAGCCCAACAAGACGCACGCGACCGACGCCAGCGTCGATGCCTTCATCGCCGAGCTGCCGAGCGAGACGATGCGCGATGACAGCCGCGCCCTGATCCGGCTCATGCAGGAGCTCACCGGCGAAGCGCCCCGGATGTGGGGGCCGACCATCATCGGCTTCGGCTCGTACCACTACCGCTATGCGAGTGGTCGTGAAGGAGATGCGCCCCTTGCGGGATTCAGTCCGCGCAAGCCCGAGCTGGTGATCTACCTCATGTCCGAGGTGCTGGCGCCCGAGCTGATGGCCACGCTCGGCAAGCACCGGCGCGGCAAGGTCTGCCTGTACGTGAAGCGGCTGGACGACGTCGACCTGGGCGTGCTCACGACCCTGATTCGGCGCTCGATCGCGCTGGCCGAGGAGACGTACCCGCAGGCCTAG
- the soxR gene encoding redox-sensitive transcriptional activator SoxR: protein MPQHDEIGSSETSATRHAPDELLTVGEMSRRTGVAPSALRFYEELGLIASHRTGGNQRRYPRHMLRRVSLIAVAKRLGIPLSDVQSAFENVPLDSTPSHDDWQRASRRWKRQLEERRLGIERLEQELTGCIGCGCLSMKACGLLNPDDALGDDGAGPRRLDASA, encoded by the coding sequence ATGCCGCAGCACGACGAAATCGGATCGAGTGAGACGTCGGCGACGCGACACGCGCCCGACGAACTGCTGACCGTCGGTGAGATGAGCCGCCGCACGGGCGTCGCGCCGTCGGCACTCCGCTTCTACGAAGAGCTCGGACTCATCGCGTCGCACCGCACGGGCGGCAACCAGCGGCGCTACCCGCGGCACATGCTGCGTCGGGTGTCGCTCATCGCCGTCGCGAAGCGCCTCGGCATCCCGCTGTCCGACGTGCAATCGGCATTCGAGAACGTGCCGCTCGACAGCACCCCGAGCCACGACGACTGGCAGCGCGCCTCGCGCCGCTGGAAACGGCAGCTCGAGGAGCGCCGGCTCGGCATCGAACGGCTCGAACAAGAGCTCACCGGATGCATCGGCTGCGGATGCCTCTCGATGAAGGCCTGCGGCCTGCTGAACCCCGACGACGCCCTCGGCGACGACGGCGCCGGTCCGCGACGGCTCGACGCCTCCGCGTGA
- the msrB gene encoding peptide-methionine (R)-S-oxide reductase MsrB → MSSDYRKTPEALARLTPQQYQVTQEDGTEPAFRNEYWNNHEPGIYVDVVSGQPLFASTDKYDSRSGWPSFTKPVEPDAVIEKTDRSLFMKRVEVRSSAADSHLGHVFDDGPAEAGGLRYCMNSAALRFIPLAELDEAGYGRYRALFENQENAR, encoded by the coding sequence GTGTCATCCGACTACCGCAAGACTCCAGAGGCCCTCGCCCGTCTCACCCCGCAGCAGTACCAGGTCACCCAGGAGGACGGTACCGAGCCGGCCTTCCGCAACGAGTACTGGAACAACCACGAGCCCGGCATCTACGTCGACGTCGTCTCGGGCCAGCCGCTCTTCGCGTCGACCGACAAGTACGACAGCCGCTCGGGCTGGCCGAGCTTCACGAAGCCGGTCGAGCCCGACGCGGTCATCGAGAAGACCGACCGGTCGCTGTTCATGAAGCGCGTGGAGGTGCGCTCGTCGGCCGCCGACAGCCATCTCGGCCACGTCTTCGACGACGGTCCCGCCGAGGCGGGCGGCCTGCGCTACTGCATGAACTCCGCGGCCCTTCGTTTCATCCCGCTCGCCGAGCTGGACGAGGCGGGCTACGGTCGATACCGCGCACTGTTCGAGAACCAGGAGAACGCACGATGA
- a CDS encoding class II glutamine amidotransferase, giving the protein MCRWLAYTGTPVLIDELLYKPANSLVVQSLHSRLGAETTNGDGVGVGWYDELPTPGVFRSTEPAWHDRNLHELAEHVRSGLVFAHIRASSGSPVQQTNCHPFRYGRWLWMHNGLISQFAELKRDLAFAVDPELYPHIQGSTDSEILFHLALTFGLHDDPPAAVARAIAFVEHVAEQHGVPYPMQGTIATTDGERLWAFRYSTEGRTRSLYRNTDVATLKLQYPDNPLLHGLSDATRIVVSEPLGDLKGAWREVPEGSCLVVEDGEEEVRPFAPMPFAMV; this is encoded by the coding sequence ATGTGTCGATGGCTTGCGTACACCGGAACACCGGTGCTCATCGATGAACTGCTCTACAAGCCGGCGAACTCGCTCGTCGTGCAGAGCCTGCACAGTCGGCTCGGCGCCGAGACGACGAACGGCGACGGCGTGGGCGTCGGCTGGTACGACGAACTGCCGACACCCGGGGTGTTCCGCAGCACGGAGCCGGCCTGGCACGACCGCAACCTGCACGAGCTCGCCGAACACGTGCGGTCGGGCTTGGTGTTCGCGCACATCCGCGCCTCGAGCGGCTCGCCGGTGCAGCAGACGAACTGCCACCCGTTCCGCTACGGGCGATGGCTCTGGATGCACAACGGGCTGATCTCGCAGTTCGCCGAACTGAAGCGCGACCTCGCGTTCGCGGTCGACCCCGAACTGTATCCGCACATCCAGGGCTCGACGGACTCCGAGATCCTGTTCCACCTCGCGCTCACCTTCGGGTTGCACGACGACCCTCCGGCCGCCGTGGCGCGGGCGATCGCGTTCGTCGAGCACGTGGCGGAGCAGCACGGCGTGCCGTATCCGATGCAGGGCACCATCGCGACGACCGACGGAGAGCGGCTGTGGGCGTTCCGTTACTCGACCGAGGGACGCACCCGCTCGCTGTACCGCAACACCGACGTCGCCACGTTGAAGCTCCAGTATCCCGATAACCCGCTCCTGCACGGCCTCAGCGATGCGACGCGCATCGTCGTCTCCGAACCGCTCGGCGACCTGAAGGGCGCCTGGCGCGAGGTTCCCGAGGGCAGTTGCCTCGTCGTCGAAGACGGCGAGGAGGAGGTGCGGCCGTTCGCGCCGATGCCGTTCGCCATGGTCTGA
- a CDS encoding LysR family transcriptional regulator, with amino-acid sequence MPRQLDLRAACEAFVAVAERESFTAGASAAGVTQSVASRRVAALEDHLGARLFDRSSRRVALTAFGRGVLPSAVKLVTAAQELSDDAGRASHLTVTVGVPLHTDPAAAARLRAAAGAQRMLIDLVPGLPAERAEALGTGRLQLALEHVEPDRARWSTRLGVATARVHESANDFFFAELRPRRGRSTVRRLWLQPEDDVPAVRDRVERVRNGAALAPSQLRIARSVVSAMSEAIGSDDLVLCSLREAREFGLGWRPLGDVHLMRGYALSSRDGDLAVRFMTAAGPLLAAMLRSDGAHQAEHAVAAEPGPKNAGHAE; translated from the coding sequence ATGCCCCGACAGCTTGACCTCCGAGCCGCCTGCGAGGCGTTCGTCGCCGTGGCCGAGCGTGAGAGTTTCACCGCCGGCGCGAGCGCTGCCGGAGTCACCCAATCGGTCGCGAGCCGCCGCGTGGCCGCCCTCGAAGACCACCTCGGTGCACGCCTGTTCGATCGATCCTCTCGTCGAGTGGCGTTGACGGCGTTCGGCCGCGGGGTACTGCCGAGCGCGGTCAAGCTCGTGACCGCGGCGCAGGAGCTCTCCGACGACGCGGGTCGTGCGTCGCACCTCACGGTGACCGTCGGCGTCCCGCTCCACACCGACCCCGCTGCCGCAGCCAGGTTGCGCGCCGCTGCCGGTGCGCAACGGATGCTCATCGACCTCGTGCCCGGGCTGCCCGCCGAGCGAGCCGAGGCGCTCGGAACGGGCCGCCTGCAGCTCGCCCTCGAACACGTGGAGCCCGACCGGGCCCGGTGGTCGACCCGGCTCGGGGTGGCGACGGCCCGGGTGCACGAATCCGCCAACGATTTCTTCTTCGCCGAGCTCAGGCCGAGACGCGGGCGCAGCACCGTGCGCCGTCTCTGGCTGCAACCGGAGGATGACGTGCCGGCCGTGCGAGACCGTGTGGAACGCGTGCGCAACGGTGCCGCTCTTGCGCCCTCCCAGCTGCGCATCGCCCGCTCGGTCGTCAGCGCCATGTCGGAGGCGATCGGCAGCGACGACCTCGTGCTCTGCTCCCTGCGTGAGGCGAGGGAGTTCGGCCTGGGATGGCGTCCGCTCGGCGATGTCCACCTGATGCGCGGCTATGCACTCTCCTCTCGCGATGGCGACCTGGCCGTCCGCTTCATGACGGCGGCCGGACCGTTGCTCGCCGCCATGCTGCGATCGGATGGCGCTCATCAGGCGGAACACGCCGTCGCAGCGGAGCCCGGACCGAAGAATGCCGGCCATGCAGAGTGA
- the msrA gene encoding peptide-methionine (S)-S-oxide reductase MsrA yields the protein MTTRTETAILAGGCFWGMEDLIRKRPGVLSTRVGYTGGDVPNATYRNHGTHAEAIEIIFDPEVESFRDLLEFFFQIHDPSTKNRQGNDIGTSYRSAIFPTTDEQEVIAHETIADVDASGLWPGPATTEVTPAGPFWEAEPEHQDYLEKYPNGYTCHFVRPGWKLPKRDSETVA from the coding sequence ATGACCACACGAACCGAGACCGCCATCCTCGCGGGCGGATGCTTCTGGGGCATGGAAGACCTGATCCGCAAGCGTCCCGGGGTGCTGAGCACGCGGGTCGGCTACACCGGCGGCGACGTGCCCAACGCGACGTACCGCAACCACGGCACCCACGCCGAGGCCATCGAGATCATCTTCGACCCCGAGGTCGAGTCGTTCCGCGACCTGCTCGAGTTCTTCTTCCAGATCCACGATCCGTCGACGAAGAACCGCCAGGGCAACGACATCGGCACGAGCTACCGTTCGGCGATCTTCCCGACGACCGACGAGCAGGAGGTCATCGCGCACGAGACGATCGCCGACGTCGATGCGTCCGGGCTCTGGCCGGGGCCGGCGACGACCGAGGTCACCCCCGCGGGGCCGTTCTGGGAGGCTGAGCCCGAGCACCAGGACTACCTCGAGAAGTACCCCAACGGGTACACGTGCCACTTCGTGCGGCCGGGTTGGAAGCTGCCGAAGCGTGACAGTGAGACCGTCGCGTAG
- a CDS encoding metallophosphoesterase family protein — translation MPTSLVIVSDTHVPKRARALPPVLWDAIEAADLVIHAGDWVEVALLDELEARSARLVGVVGNNDGAELRARLPEVATAVVDGIRLAVVHETGQATGREQRMDVAFPDIDLLVFGHSHIPWDTVSPAGMRLLNPGSPTDRRRQPAGTFMTAIAADGRLRDLELVAVDPPRRG, via the coding sequence ATGCCGACCTCCCTCGTCATCGTCTCCGACACGCACGTCCCGAAGCGAGCACGAGCGCTTCCCCCGGTGCTGTGGGACGCAATCGAGGCAGCCGACCTGGTGATCCATGCGGGCGACTGGGTGGAGGTCGCGTTGCTCGACGAGCTCGAGGCGCGGTCCGCGCGACTCGTCGGCGTGGTGGGCAACAACGACGGGGCCGAGCTGCGGGCGCGACTGCCGGAGGTCGCGACGGCGGTGGTCGATGGCATCCGCCTCGCCGTCGTGCACGAGACGGGTCAGGCGACCGGTCGCGAGCAACGCATGGACGTCGCGTTCCCCGACATCGACCTGCTCGTCTTCGGGCACAGTCACATCCCGTGGGACACGGTGTCGCCGGCCGGCATGCGCTTGCTGAACCCGGGTTCGCCGACCGATCGCCGGCGCCAGCCCGCCGGCACGTTCATGACCGCGATCGCCGCCGACGGGCGCCTCCGAGATCTCGAACTGGTGGCCGTCGATCCGCCGCGCCGCGGCTGA
- a CDS encoding serine hydrolase yields MQSDRTALRDAAAVLDDAGLRASIAVRDLRSGRGIAMGADEPYPLASVVKLPLALAILQRFARGDLDPAQPVHLTDEERTPGLTGLCRFGHPATVAVEDLLYLAVCASDDTAADALFALCPPREVTDALRDLDITDITVRHSIRELHRTLASRLSPEEMPQALTLAIQASTAGKGHLIPQLDVTSANSGTVRALVQLLEAIWRSPHLSGVKTPLRRLLGMNLMRQRLAPDLESDDAAWHSKTGTFLHLRHEVGVLEHSDGGVFAIAVLSESSVPAQRQPAAEQALGLAAKLLHDRVRAAGSA; encoded by the coding sequence ATGCAGAGTGACCGCACCGCCCTTCGGGATGCTGCAGCCGTGCTCGACGATGCCGGGCTGCGCGCGTCGATCGCCGTTCGCGACCTGCGGTCGGGCCGTGGCATCGCGATGGGCGCAGATGAGCCGTACCCGCTGGCGTCGGTGGTCAAGCTCCCGCTCGCCCTCGCGATCCTGCAACGGTTCGCGAGGGGCGATCTCGATCCCGCGCAGCCGGTGCACCTCACCGACGAGGAGCGCACCCCGGGTCTCACCGGACTCTGCCGGTTCGGGCATCCCGCCACCGTCGCGGTCGAGGATCTGCTCTACCTCGCGGTGTGCGCGAGCGACGACACCGCGGCCGACGCACTCTTCGCCCTGTGCCCGCCTCGCGAGGTCACCGACGCGCTGCGCGACCTCGACATCACCGACATCACCGTGCGGCACTCGATTCGGGAGCTCCATCGCACGCTCGCCAGCAGGCTGTCGCCGGAGGAGATGCCGCAGGCGCTGACGCTCGCAATACAGGCATCGACGGCGGGAAAGGGCCACTTGATCCCGCAGCTCGACGTGACGAGCGCCAACTCGGGCACGGTGCGAGCGCTCGTGCAGCTTCTCGAGGCCATCTGGCGAAGCCCGCACCTCAGCGGAGTCAAGACACCGCTCCGTCGCCTGCTCGGCATGAACCTCATGCGCCAGCGGCTCGCACCCGACCTCGAGTCCGACGATGCGGCGTGGCACTCCAAGACGGGCACCTTCCTGCATCTCCGGCACGAGGTCGGCGTGCTCGAGCATTCCGATGGCGGCGTGTTCGCCATCGCGGTGCTGAGCGAGTCGTCCGTGCCGGCGCAGCGGCAGCCCGCGGCCGAGCAGGCCTTGGGGCTCGCGGCGAAGCTGCTGCACGATCGCGTGCGCGCGGCGGGCTCGGCGTGA
- a CDS encoding lytic transglycosylase domain-containing protein has protein sequence MKDMQNQNPSPNSIETQNEPAPHGRRARRMSSTGWRRGPILAAGAVAAIGAMVGTGFAVQSAVAAQSESVAATAALTEALNPDIEQLGSHAGILEARAVKQAADTLTAASATLAAAQGKADASQLSSSVAALDDYKLLAPERVFELVDATETQTATVHAAVVEADRIAAEQAAAAAAAAAAAKAAADAAAEAEAEAGAGTSGPVSRPSGPSNPSGAQAIARDMLAQRGWGDDQFGCLVSLWNKESGWNVYASNPSSGAYGIPQALPGSKMATAGADWQTNAATQISWGLGYISARYGTPCAAWDTSESQGWY, from the coding sequence GTGAAAGATATGCAGAACCAGAACCCCTCACCCAACTCCATCGAAACGCAGAACGAGCCCGCGCCCCACGGCCGACGGGCTCGCCGCATGTCGTCGACCGGCTGGCGTCGCGGCCCGATCCTCGCGGCCGGCGCGGTCGCCGCGATCGGCGCCATGGTCGGCACCGGATTCGCCGTGCAGTCCGCCGTCGCGGCGCAGAGTGAGAGCGTCGCGGCGACCGCCGCGCTCACCGAGGCCTTGAACCCCGACATCGAGCAGCTCGGCTCCCACGCCGGCATCCTCGAGGCTCGTGCGGTCAAGCAGGCCGCCGACACCCTCACCGCAGCGAGCGCCACGCTCGCTGCAGCGCAGGGGAAGGCGGATGCCTCGCAGCTCTCGTCGTCCGTCGCCGCACTCGACGACTACAAGCTGCTCGCGCCCGAGCGGGTGTTCGAGCTCGTCGACGCGACGGAGACGCAGACTGCGACCGTGCACGCCGCCGTCGTCGAGGCCGACCGCATCGCCGCGGAGCAGGCCGCCGCCGCAGCCGCTGCGGCTGCCGCCGCCAAGGCCGCCGCCGACGCCGCTGCCGAGGCCGAGGCCGAGGCCGGGGCAGGGACATCCGGCCCGGTGTCGCGCCCGTCTGGTCCGTCGAACCCGAGCGGTGCCCAGGCCATCGCCCGGGACATGCTCGCCCAGCGTGGCTGGGGCGACGACCAGTTCGGATGCCTCGTGTCGCTCTGGAACAAGGAATCGGGCTGGAACGTCTACGCCTCGAACCCCTCGAGCGGTGCCTATGGCATTCCCCAGGCCCTGCCCGGCAGCAAGATGGCCACGGCCGGTGCCGACTGGCAGACCAACGCCGCCACCCAGATCAGCTGGGGACTCGGCTACATCTCCGCCCGCTACGGCACGCCGTGCGCGGCGTGGGACACGTCGGAGTCGCAGGGCTGGTACTGA